In Massilibacterium senegalense, the genomic window GCAGTATTTCTTCTATTGCTACTTGAGCAGCAATCGTAACAATAAGTCGTTCTTGTTGTAATTGTTTCATTAAATAATAAAACCCTTTGCCTTCTTCTCCGAGTAAATTCGTTACAGGAATGATGGCATCTTCAAAAATTAATTCTGCTGTATCTTGTGCGTGAAGCCCTACCTTTTGTAACTTTTTACCGCGTGTAAATCCAACGGTATCTCGTTCAACGACTAGTAAACTAATCCCGCGGTACGCAGGAATTGCTTGTGGATTGGTTTTACATGCCACAATAACGAAATCTGCATGAATACCGTTTGTAATAAATGTTTTTTCACCATTTAAAACGTAATGATCGCCATCTTTTCTTGCCGTTGTTTTTAGTGCTGCTAAATCAGAACCTGCCCCTGGTTCTGTCATAGCAATCGCACTAATCGCTTCTCCTGTCACACATTTAGACAACCATTTTTGCTTTTGTTCCTCCGTTCCGTACGCATCGAGGTACGGTGCCACAATATCATTATGTAAACCAACCCCGATAAAACTAGAACCAACTCTTTCTAGTTCTTCATTAATAATGACCGAATATAAAAAATCAGCGCCAAATCCACCGTATTCTTCCTTAACCCATGGACATAAAAAACCATTTTTCCCTAACTTGTTCCAAAAATCTCTTGGAATCATGCCGTCTTTTTCCCACTCTTCGTAAAATGGGAGTGCTTCTTTTTCTAAAAATTTTCGAAATGATTGCTTAAAAATCTCATGTTCTTTCGTTAAAAAAGATTTCATTTTTCTTCACCTCACGAAAACTTTTGATACATCGTCACGACAACGGCACCACCAAGTCCTAAATTATGTTGTAACGCTGTTTTCACGTTCGGAATTTGACGTTCTTTTGCTTCCCCACGTAATTGCCAAACGAGTTCACAACATTGTGCCAAACCAGTAGCCCCAAGCGGATGACCTTTAGACATTA contains:
- a CDS encoding acyl-CoA dehydrogenase family protein, yielding MKSFLTKEHEIFKQSFRKFLEKEALPFYEEWEKDGMIPRDFWNKLGKNGFLCPWVKEEYGGFGADFLYSVIINEELERVGSSFIGVGLHNDIVAPYLDAYGTEEQKQKWLSKCVTGEAISAIAMTEPGAGSDLAALKTTARKDGDHYVLNGEKTFITNGIHADFVIVACKTNPQAIPAYRGISLLVVERDTVGFTRGKKLQKVGLHAQDTAELIFEDAIIPVTNLLGEEGKGFYYLMKQLQQERLIVTIAAQVAIEEILRMTIPYTKERKAFGQSISQFQHTHFQLVELETKKEMSRSFLHELIREHMEGKDVVTKVSMAKWWTTELLKETASTCMHLHGGYGYMEEYEISRRFRDAQVPAIYAGTTEIMKTIIAKNIGLM